A part of Melittangium boletus DSM 14713 genomic DNA contains:
- a CDS encoding IS701 family transposase: MDAQGVERLEAYFQKIGDVLGGDSRRGSFALYALGLLGEGERKSVEPIAARACPDPDKTEAMHQRLLHFAVNSRWSDREVRREATGYALGAMTQREPIEAWIVDDTGFLKQGKHSVGVQRQYTGSAGKITNCQIGVSLSLATRTEHLPIDFELYLPESWVNDSARRQEARIPEEVTFKTKPQLAVQMIRRAIADGVPKGVALADSAYGSSSEFRAQVRSLGLHYAVGVDPQTAVCLLDDEGRPQGEAMSVKDMASHLHERGGFRRCTWRCGTREPLWARFALRRVIAAGVPKSQQEPLWLLIEWREGESEPANYFLVSVPERMSKKQLIRLVMQRWRTERVYEDLKGELGLDHYEGRRFPGWHHHVSVALCCYAFIIAERARHFPPSARGAGEAHAQPLQA; encoded by the coding sequence ATGGACGCCCAGGGAGTTGAACGACTCGAGGCGTATTTCCAAAAGATTGGCGACGTCTTGGGCGGGGACAGTCGCCGAGGTTCCTTTGCCCTTTATGCCCTGGGCCTCCTGGGGGAGGGCGAGCGCAAGAGCGTCGAGCCCATTGCCGCGCGGGCCTGCCCCGACCCCGACAAGACCGAGGCCATGCACCAGCGCCTGCTTCACTTCGCTGTCAACTCCCGCTGGAGCGATCGGGAGGTTCGCCGAGAGGCCACTGGCTATGCCCTTGGCGCCATGACGCAGCGCGAGCCCATCGAGGCATGGATTGTCGACGACACCGGCTTTCTCAAGCAAGGCAAGCATTCGGTGGGCGTGCAGCGGCAATACACCGGCTCGGCGGGCAAAATCACCAACTGCCAGATTGGCGTCAGCCTCAGCCTCGCCACCCGCACCGAGCACCTCCCCATCGACTTCGAGCTGTACCTGCCCGAGTCCTGGGTCAATGACTCCGCTCGTCGTCAGGAGGCCCGAATCCCCGAGGAGGTGACTTTCAAGACAAAACCCCAGTTGGCTGTGCAGATGATTCGTCGAGCGATAGCGGACGGCGTTCCCAAAGGAGTCGCCCTGGCGGACTCCGCGTATGGCTCCTCCAGTGAGTTCCGCGCACAGGTGCGCTCCTTGGGGCTGCATTATGCAGTGGGTGTAGACCCCCAAACGGCCGTTTGCCTCCTCGACGACGAGGGACGCCCCCAGGGCGAGGCGATGAGCGTCAAGGACATGGCTTCGCACCTGCACGAGCGCGGAGGCTTTCGACGCTGCACCTGGCGCTGCGGCACCCGTGAGCCGCTCTGGGCGCGTTTCGCCTTGCGTCGTGTGATTGCCGCGGGAGTTCCCAAAAGCCAACAAGAACCGCTCTGGCTGCTCATTGAATGGCGCGAAGGTGAGTCCGAGCCGGCTAACTATTTCCTTGTTTCAGTGCCAGAGCGCATGAGTAAGAAACAGCTCATCCGTCTTGTCATGCAGCGCTGGCGAACCGAGCGCGTCTACGAGGACTTGAAGGGAGAGCTCGGGCTCGACCACTACGAGGGTCGGCGCTTTCCAGGTTGGCACCACCACGTCTCCGTCGCCCTGTGCTGCTACGCGTTCATCATCGCCGAACGCGCGCGGCATTTTCCCCCCTCGGCCCGAGGGGCGGGTGAAGCCCACGCGCAGCCGCTCCAGGCCTGA
- a CDS encoding sensor histidine kinase, producing MSGDLASSFRSAVERAGLQFIVDCPPLSQPVYLDGESWEKIVLNLVSNAFKFTHQGSITVRTREWEGRALLEVSDTGTGIPAAELPRLFERFHRVKDAHARTHEGSGIGLALVRELVLLHGGRVRVDSTEGRGTTFTVEVPLGTGHLPEERVRASRGQSSTAVGAGAYVEEALRWTVEESPAPRVLDPGLPRARVLLADDNADMRDYIHRVLSVEFTVDSVADGQAALEAALAHPPDLVLSDVMMPRLDGVGLLRALRAAPHTRELPILLLSARAGQEATLEGIESGADDYLVKPFSARELLARVRAHLERMRMRRQVAQERVRVDNLLEAVRARDEFLSLASHELKTPLTAFQLQLGAIERSVNKASPHDIGERLVSARRSVRRLASLVETLLDVSRLAPGRIQLALEPLDLTALVEEMVSAHQDEARRQGSTLVAQVEPSLGGFFDRSRMEQVLQHLLSNALKFGRGRPVELSLREEGPLLELSVVDHGIGIPEVDRHRVFERFERAVPVRHYGGLGLGLWVMRQVIEAHHGSILIQETPGGGATFLVRLPRDEREARARSPSN from the coding sequence TTGAGCGGGGACCTGGCGAGCAGCTTCCGCTCGGCGGTGGAGCGCGCGGGCCTCCAGTTCATCGTGGACTGTCCTCCCTTGTCCCAACCCGTCTATCTGGACGGCGAGTCGTGGGAGAAGATCGTCCTCAACCTCGTCTCCAACGCCTTCAAGTTCACCCATCAGGGCTCCATCACGGTGCGGACCCGTGAGTGGGAGGGCCGGGCCCTGCTCGAGGTGAGCGACACGGGAACGGGCATTCCCGCCGCGGAACTGCCGCGCCTCTTCGAGCGCTTCCACCGGGTGAAGGACGCGCATGCCCGGACCCATGAGGGCTCTGGCATTGGCCTGGCGCTGGTGCGGGAGCTCGTGCTGTTGCACGGGGGCCGCGTGCGGGTGGACAGCACGGAGGGGCGGGGGACGACGTTCACCGTCGAGGTGCCTCTGGGCACCGGGCACTTGCCCGAGGAGCGCGTCCGGGCCTCGCGCGGCCAGTCCTCCACCGCGGTGGGCGCCGGCGCCTATGTCGAGGAGGCGCTGCGGTGGACGGTGGAGGAATCGCCAGCGCCCCGAGTGTTGGACCCGGGCCTGCCACGGGCGCGGGTGCTCCTCGCGGACGACAACGCGGACATGCGCGACTACATCCACCGGGTGCTGTCCGTCGAGTTCACCGTGGACTCGGTGGCGGATGGGCAGGCGGCCCTGGAAGCCGCGCTGGCCCATCCTCCGGACCTCGTGCTCTCGGACGTGATGATGCCGCGGCTGGACGGCGTGGGCTTGTTGCGCGCCCTGCGGGCGGCTCCCCACACCCGGGAGCTGCCCATCCTCCTGTTGTCTGCCCGGGCCGGACAGGAGGCCACGCTCGAGGGCATCGAATCCGGAGCGGATGACTACCTCGTCAAACCCTTCTCCGCGCGTGAGTTGCTCGCCCGGGTTCGCGCTCACCTGGAGCGCATGCGCATGCGCCGGCAGGTGGCCCAGGAGCGGGTGCGCGTGGACAACCTCCTGGAGGCGGTGCGGGCGCGGGACGAGTTCCTCTCCCTGGCCTCCCATGAATTGAAGACGCCGCTCACCGCCTTCCAACTCCAGCTCGGCGCCATCGAGCGGAGCGTGAACAAGGCCTCGCCCCATGACATCGGCGAGCGTCTGGTATCGGCCCGGCGCTCCGTGCGCCGGCTGGCCAGCCTCGTCGAGACCCTGTTGGACGTATCGCGGCTCGCTCCTGGCCGCATCCAACTGGCGCTCGAGCCGCTGGACCTGACGGCGCTCGTGGAGGAGATGGTGTCGGCCCACCAGGACGAGGCCCGGCGCCAGGGCTCCACCCTGGTCGCCCAGGTCGAGCCCTCCCTGGGCGGGTTCTTCGACCGGAGCCGCATGGAGCAGGTGCTCCAGCATCTGCTGTCCAATGCCCTGAAGTTCGGGCGGGGCCGTCCGGTGGAGCTATCCCTGCGCGAGGAGGGGCCTCTCCTGGAGCTCTCCGTCGTGGACCATGGCATTGGAATCCCCGAGGTCGATCGCCACCGGGTCTTCGAGCGGTTCGAGCGGGCCGTGCCGGTGCGCCACTACGGTGGCCTGGGATTGGGACTCTGGGTGATGCGGCAGGTGATCGAGGCCCACCATGGAAGTATCCTCATTCAGGAGACGCCAGGTGGGGGGGCCACGTTCCTCGTCCGCCTGCCGCGCGACGAGCGCGAGGCCCGCGCCCGCTCTCCCTCGAATTGA
- a CDS encoding M1 family metallopeptidase — translation MNMRPSRMAVLLLLSGLGMGCPKDSPEEVTDEASSCAGPTNGTELPACPLLCDALAQGEPPPAGADLSRDIRSTALNVRLDSLEATALIQVAGSSSNTLSLKVGSLRITGVSSRCGPLNHTVKDGQLDVGVPEWASFVRVDYVISESTNYDGYLPGGTTFTWPSFCANLYPCHPALADGATFSLQLENVPAGKTAVYPRSIPGEAPPYMLAWAVGDYTEKALGSTAAGTQVSVWHLPGEEVAATQGTLHLKDAVDFYEKRYGAYSFGSKVGSVSANWGEGAYGGMEHHPYWHVASDAMDDKLVHHHEAAHGWFGNGVRIQCWEDFVLSEGTSEYLTARSVRETEGVEAEEKVWASWKLSLERAVARGDTLALPDSTCNEIDILTHPLWSTIPYVKGAFFYRALEKQIGTAAMDQALAHFYQRHVGGTARMQQLLDLVKEETGYDSTPLAQTWLRGLGVPAEIP, via the coding sequence ATGAACATGCGTCCCTCGCGAATGGCGGTCCTTCTTCTCTTGAGCGGTCTTGGGATGGGGTGTCCCAAGGACTCGCCGGAGGAGGTGACCGATGAAGCCAGCTCCTGTGCGGGACCCACGAACGGCACGGAGTTGCCCGCGTGTCCGCTCCTCTGTGACGCGCTGGCCCAGGGTGAGCCACCGCCCGCCGGAGCGGACCTGTCCCGTGACATCCGCTCCACCGCGTTGAACGTGAGGCTCGACTCGCTGGAGGCCACGGCCCTCATCCAGGTGGCGGGCTCCTCGAGCAACACCCTGTCCCTGAAGGTCGGCTCGCTGCGCATCACCGGAGTGAGCAGCCGTTGCGGGCCGCTGAACCACACCGTGAAGGACGGCCAGTTGGACGTGGGCGTGCCCGAGTGGGCGTCCTTCGTCCGCGTCGACTACGTGATCTCCGAGTCGACGAACTACGACGGTTACCTGCCGGGTGGGACGACCTTCACCTGGCCGTCCTTCTGCGCGAACCTCTACCCGTGCCATCCGGCGCTGGCCGATGGCGCGACGTTCTCGCTCCAGCTCGAGAACGTGCCCGCGGGCAAGACGGCCGTCTATCCCCGCTCCATTCCGGGCGAGGCCCCGCCCTACATGTTGGCGTGGGCGGTGGGGGACTACACCGAGAAGGCCCTGGGCAGCACCGCGGCGGGGACTCAGGTGTCCGTCTGGCACCTGCCGGGCGAGGAGGTGGCGGCCACCCAGGGGACGCTTCACTTGAAGGACGCGGTGGACTTCTACGAGAAGCGCTACGGCGCCTATTCCTTCGGCTCCAAGGTGGGCTCGGTGTCGGCCAATTGGGGGGAGGGGGCTTATGGCGGCATGGAGCACCACCCGTACTGGCACGTGGCCTCCGATGCCATGGATGACAAGCTGGTACACCACCACGAGGCGGCCCATGGGTGGTTTGGCAATGGCGTGCGCATCCAGTGCTGGGAGGACTTCGTCCTGTCCGAGGGGACGTCCGAATACCTGACCGCGCGCTCGGTGCGGGAGACCGAGGGCGTGGAGGCCGAGGAGAAGGTGTGGGCCTCCTGGAAGCTGTCCCTGGAGCGGGCCGTGGCGCGTGGGGACACGCTGGCCCTGCCGGACTCCACCTGCAACGAGATCGACATCCTCACCCATCCGCTCTGGTCCACCATCCCCTACGTGAAGGGAGCCTTTTTCTACCGGGCGCTGGAGAAGCAGATCGGCACGGCCGCCATGGATCAGGCGCTGGCGCATTTCTACCAGCGCCACGTGGGAGGCACGGCACGCATGCAGCAGTTGCTGGATCTCGTGAAGGAAGAGACGGGGTATGACTCCACGCCGCTCGCCCAGACGTGGCTGCGCGGCCTGGGTGTCCCCGCCGAGATTCCGTAG